The proteins below are encoded in one region of Telopea speciosissima isolate NSW1024214 ecotype Mountain lineage chromosome 10, Tspe_v1, whole genome shotgun sequence:
- the LOC122641363 gene encoding protein LATERAL ROOT PRIMORDIUM 1-like produces the protein MGMVGLRDVFLVAPASSFHHNTQHQDPMISDHHHHHHHHHQINNSNTAAATTLGVGVGVGVIPLLTATPCLPSSGNIGIDDEDNDNINININNNNRSSSSNSKIQFWQNQQNQQNNFLKKSMFLDHTNSANFLNTGGGGGASSSGGAFGITGTSSSSPTCQDCGNQAKKDCNHRRCRTCCKSRGFDCPTHVKSTWVPASRRRERQLSAAVGTAAGASSGSTSGVKKPRLITSQTTTTSHTSTSNNTPPRSFDTSSSHQDASFREALPGQIRAPAVFKCVRVTAVDDGEDEYAYQAVVKIGGHVFKGFLYDQGVEGRDGFPNLSELHLGGGGGGGRNGGSSPIIDPSDVYAASGGGLLGGTAYGNSIN, from the exons ATGGGTATGGTGGGTCTTCGAGATGTATTCCTTGTTGCTCCCGCATCATCGTTTCATCACAACACACAACACCAAGATCCCATGATCTccgaccaccaccatcaccatcaccatcaccaccagaTTAACAATTCCAACACTGCTGCCGCAACCACTCTTGGCGTTGGTGTTGGTGTCGGCGTAATCCCTCTCCTCACTGCCACTCCTTGTCTTCCTTCTTCCGGCAACATAGGAATCGACGACGAAGATAATGAtaacatcaacatcaacatcaacaacaacaatcgTAGTAGCAGTAGTAATAGTAAAATTCAGTTCTGGCAGAACCAGCAGAACCAGCAGAACAACTTCCTTAAGAAATCCATGTTTTTGGATCatacaaattctgctaattttcTGAATaccggcggtggtggtggtgcatcAAGCTCAGGCGGTGCTTTTGGTATTACTGgcacttcttcatcttctccaacgTGCCAAGATTGTGGAAACCAAGCCAAAAAGGACTGTAATCACCGCCGGTGTAGGACTTGTTGCAAAAGCCGTGGTTTTGATTGCCCAACTCATGTGAAGAGCACGTGGGTTCCAGCATCTCGGCGGCGTGAACGTCAGTTATCTGCAGCGGTAGGAACAGCCGCTGGTGCTTCTTCTGGGTCTACCTCTGGGGTAAAGAAGCCAAGACTTATCACTTCACAGACCACAACGACTTCACATACTTCCACATCTAATAATACTCCACCAAGAAGCTTTGATACAAGCTCAAGCCATCAAG ATGCGAGTTTTAGGGAAGCATTGCCTGGTCAGATACGGGCACCTGCAGTTTTCAAGTGCGTGCGGGTGACTGCCGTTGATGATGGTGAAGATGAGTATGCTTATCAGGCTGTTGTGAAGATTGGTGGCCATGTCTTTAAAGGGTTCTTATATGATCAGGGAGTGGAGGGGAGGGATGGGTTTCCAAATCTCTCTGAGTTGCacttaggtggtggtggtgggggtggaaGGAATGGAGGTTCTTCGCCAATCATTGATCCTTCAGATGTTTATGCTGCTTCTGGTGGTGGTTTGCTTGGAGGTACGGCTTATGGTAACTCAATAAATTGA